One window of Sardina pilchardus chromosome 2, fSarPil1.1, whole genome shotgun sequence genomic DNA carries:
- the dcaf8 gene encoding DDB1- and CUL4-associated factor 8 isoform X1: protein MADAEGKSSVPSEDQESAEGRGGEGDPSAEVQAYPDTADSNPATGSEGGEDRPMAEAEDNKEDEEEDTDSMDGSGLYSLTEEGEQGSEEGGRRERVKEAGSGGTKRTARKRNRPGGGGGGGGGGGTARHSSSSDEDENDEEDEELEEDQDEQAMEEWLGTEVHEMSVPAWRAVPSLRAREIGWGARQFQRRVCGARGLVQRLELQGRLERHTGCVNTLHFNPSGTRLASGSDDLRVVIWDWAQLRAELEFDSGHKSNVFQAKFLPHSGDSTLAMCARDGQIRVAELSATQRCKNTKRVAQHKGAAHKLALDPDSRCSFLSAGEDAVVFGIDLCLDRPANKLVVVKEGDKKVGLYTIFVNPANTHQFAVGGRDQYVRIYDRRKINENNNNGVLKKFCPSHLVNSESKTNITCLVYSHDGTELLASYNDEDIYLFDSNHSDGADYHRRYKGHRNNATVKGVNFYGPRSEFVVSGSDCGHIYLWDKNSARIVQFMEGDRGGVVNCLEPHPHLPGLATSGLDHDVKLWAPTAETPTSLKGLKEVMKKNKRERDEDSVRHGDQYDTQLLWFLMRHMRNRRPQRARRGEGGEGDTDESWSSPDSSDEEDGGPDHVQCMSS, encoded by the exons ATGGCCGATGCTGAAGGCAAATCCAGTGTACCAAGTG AAGACCAAGAGTCTGCCGAAGGTAGAGGTGGTGAGGGAGACCCATCTGCAGAGGTCCAGGCATACCCTGACACAG CAGACTCCAACCCTGCCACAGGttcagaggggggagaggacagACCCATGGCTGAGGCAGAGGACAacaaggaggatgaggaagaggacacAGACAGCATGGACGGCAGTGGCCTGTACTCTCTGACAGAGGAAGGGGAGCAGGGCAGTGAGGAGGGAGGCCGCAGAGAGAGGGTCAAGGAGGCGGGGAGCGGTGGCACCAAACGGACAGCCAGGAAGAGGAACCGTcctggtggcggcggcggtggcggtggtggtggcggcacaGCCCGGCACTCCTCCAGCTCAGACGAGGACGAGaacgacgaggaggacgaggagctggaggaggaccaAGACGAGCAGGCTATGGAGGAGTGGCTGGGCACAGAGGTGCACGAGATGAGCGTGCCGGCGTGGCGCGCCGTGCCCTCGCTGCGGGCGCGGGAGATCGGCTGGGGCGCTAGGCAGTTTCAGCGGCGCGTGTGCGGCGCCCGTGGCCTGGTGCAACGCCTGGAGCTGCAGGGCCGGTTGGAGAGGCACACGGGCTGCGTCAACACGCTGCACTTCAACCCGTCGGGCACGCGCCTGGCTTCGGGGAGTGACGACCTGCGAGTGGTCATCTGGGACTGGGCACAGCTCCGTGCCGAGTTGGAGTTCGACAGCGGCCACAAGAGCAACGTGTTTCAG GCTAAGTTTCTGCCACACAGTGGAGACTCCACTTTGGCGATGTGTGCTCGCGATGGGCAGATCCGCGTGGCAGAGCTTTCTGCCACCCAGCGCTGCAAGAACACCAAGAGAGTGGCACAGCACAAGGGGGCAGCACACAAG TTGGCGTTAGACCCCGACTCTCGCTGCTCCTTCCTCTCTGCCGGAGAGGACGCAGTCGTGTTTGGTATCGACCTCTGTCTCGACCGGCCTGCAAA TAAACTAGTGGTGGTCAAAGAGGGCGATAAGAAAGTTGGCTTGTACACCATCTTTGTGAATcctgccaacacacaccaatTTGCTGTTGGAGGAAGAGATCAGTATGTCAG GATTTACGACCGAAGAAAGatcaatgaaaacaacaacaatggcgTTCTGAAGAAGTTCTGCCCATCCCATCTGGTGAACAGCGAGTCCAAAACAAACATCACTTGCCTGGTTTACAGTCATGATGGCACAG AACTTCTGGCTAGCTACAATGACGAAGACATTTACCTGTTCGACTCAAACCACAGTGACGGTGCTGATTACCATAGGAGATACAAAGGCCACCGCAATAATGCCACAG TGAAGGGAGTGAACTTCTACGGCCCCAGAAGTGAGTTTGTGGTTAGTGGCAGTGACTGTGGACACATCTACCTGTGGGACAAGAACTCTGCTCGCATCGTGCAGTtcatggagggagacagaggcgGTGTG gTGAACTGTCTCgagccccacccccacctccccggTCTGGCCACCAGTGGCTTGGACCACGATGTGAAGCTGTGGGCTCCCACTGCAGAGACACCCACTTCACTGAAGGGCCTCAAAGAG GTGATGAAGAAGAACAAACGTGAGCGTGATGAGGACAGCGTGCGCCATGGAGACCAGTATGACACGCAGCTGCTGTGGTTCCTGATGAGACACATGAGAAACCGTAGGCCTCAGAGG GCCCGCcgtggagaaggaggggagggggatacGGATGAATCCTGGAGCTCACCAGACTCCTCTGATGAAGAGGACGGTGGTCCTGACCACGTCCAGTGCATGTCCTCCTga
- the LOC134075118 gene encoding uncharacterized protein LOC134075118 isoform X1, translating into MKRPSKSLSQTHPHTPFSTEQWGRMKQGTADSSSSHCGTYGFACVGMGGKLIFLVTFLVGYLTTGIRGNLERPTATNVSITREGCGTTKLCLGDDGCDPAGSDLCSFVSSEVVNATNSNVKFELFGNSTGYIALVLTSNVTQGGGMVFVCSRDPFNTTRNFLFRTATQDRDNGNITLTNMTSVEDISYNFNRSINGSFHQCTLTVQGLSQAINNRTTGNINVRVSLIRGEVRGGPAFAAPSAELFRTNGMVDLTSTVDPVANLDMPTATSMRITRDGCSDTKLCLGDDGCNPAGDTLCSFISARVVSASDSDVAFELFGNSTGYIALVLTSNETQGGGLVFVCSRDPFNAMRNFLFRRGTQDRDNGNITLTDSPRVVSITYNFNGSLGGSFHQCTFTVQGLSQALNRASGALNFRPSLVSGEVNADGTFDAPRTSLFRAEGILDLANIPLDPTLNLEMPRATNVSITRDGCGSTKLCLGENGCDPAGSDLCSFISSEFVNAADSNVKFELFGNSTGYIALVLSSAVNQGGGLVFVCSRDPFNNMRNFLFRTATQDRDDGNLTLTNTLSVVDITYNFNRSINGSFHQCTFTVQGLSQAINNRVSVQPSLIRGEVNADGTFAAPSNSLFRADSIVNLADPTNGATTTAAATTATTAAATTAGCSSLMHPLTQAITILVSVLALRLF; encoded by the exons ATGAA acgacCTTCAAAAAGCCTCTCTCAGACGCATCCTCACACACCCTTCAGCACAGAGCAGTGGGGACGGATGAAACAAGGCACTGCAG ACTCATCTTCAAGTCATTGTGGCACTTACGGTTTTGCCTGTGTAGGAATGGGTGGCAAACTAATCTTTCTGGTGACTTTCCTGGTTGGTTATCTGACAACTGGAATCAgaggaaatttggaaagaccgACAGCCACTAAT GTGAGCATCACTCGTGAGGGTTGCGGAACCACCAAACTGTGTTTGGGAGATGATGGCTGTGATCCTGCCGGCAGTGATCTCTGCTCCTTCGTCTCCTCTGAGGTCGTAAATGCTACTAATTCAAATGTGAAATTTGAGCTCTTTGGGAACTCCACCGGATACATTGCTCTGGTGCTCACCAGTAATGTAACCCAG GGGGGCggtatggtgtttgtttgttccagAGATCCATTCAACACAACGAGGAACTTCTTATTCCGCACAGCTACACAGGATAGAGATAATGGCAACATCACCTTGACCAACATG ACAAGTGTGGAGGACATCTCATACAACTTCAACAGAAGCATCAACGGAAGTTTCCACCAGTGTACATTAACTGTCCAGGGACTGAGCCAGGCCATCAATAATCGCACCACTGGAAATATCAATGTCCGAGTTTCCCTTATCAGGGGTGAAGTCAGAG GTGGTCCAGCATTTGCTGCCCCCAGTGCTGAACTCTTCAGAACCAATGGCATGGTGGACTTGACCAGTACTGTTGACCCAGTTGCTAATTTGGACATGCCTACAGCCACAAGC ATGAGGATCACTCGTGACGGTTGCAGTGACACCAAGCTGTGTTTGGGAGATGATGGCTGTAACCCTGCTGGTGATACTCTCTGCTCCTTCATCTCTGCCCGGGTCGTATCTGCTAGTGATTCAGACGTGGCCTTTGAGCTCTTTGGCAACTCTACCGGATACATTGCACTGGTGCTCACCAGTAATGAAACCCAG GGGGGCggtttggtgtttgtttgttccagAGATCCATTCAACGCAATGAGGAACTTCTTATTCCGTAGAGGTACACAGGATAGAGATAATGGCAACATCACCTTAACTGACTCG CCACGAGTGGTCAGCATCACATACAACTTCAACGGAAGCCTCGGCGGAAGTTTCCACCAGTGTACATTCACTGTCCAGGGACTGAGCCAGGCCCTCAATCGCGCCTCTGGAGCCCTCAACTTCCGACCCTCCCTTGTCAGTGGTGAAGTGAATG CTGATGGGACATTTGACGCCCCCAGAACTTCACTCTTCAGAGCCGAGGGCATCTTGGATCTGGCCAATATTCCTCTTGACCCAACTCTTAATTTGGAAATGCCTAGAGCCACAAAT GTGAGCATCACTCGTGATGGTTGTGGTTCCACCAAACTGTGTTTGGGAGAGAATGGCTGTGATCCTGCCGGCAGTGATCTCtgctccttcatctcctccgAGTTCGTAAATGCTGCTGATTCAAATGTGAAATTTGAGCTCTTTGGGAACTCCACCGGATACATTGCTCTGGTGCTCTCCAGTGCTGTAAACCAG GGGGGCggtttggtgtttgtttgttccagAGATCCATTCAACAATATGAGGAACTTCTTATTCCGCACAGCTACACAGGATAGAGATGATGGTAACCTCACCTTGACCAACACG CTAAGCGTGGTGGACATCACATACAACTTCAACAGAAGCATCAACGGAAGTTTCCACCAGTGTACATTCACTGTCCAGGGACTGAGCCAGGCCATCAATAATCGTGTCAGCGTCCAACCTAGCCTTATCAGGGGTGAAGTCAATG CTGATGGGACATTTGCTGCCCCCAGTAATTCACTCTTCAGAGCCGATAGCATCGTGAACCTGGCTGACCCTACCAATggtgctactactactgctgctgctactactgctactactgctgctgctactacagcAGGCTGTTCTTCCCTCATGCATCCACTGACTCAAG CAATAACCATCCTTGTGAGTGTCCTAGCTCTTCGCTTGTTTTGA
- the dcaf8 gene encoding DDB1- and CUL4-associated factor 8 isoform X2, which produces MADAEGKSSVPSEDQESAEGRGGEGDPSAEVQAYPDTDSNPATGSEGGEDRPMAEAEDNKEDEEEDTDSMDGSGLYSLTEEGEQGSEEGGRRERVKEAGSGGTKRTARKRNRPGGGGGGGGGGGTARHSSSSDEDENDEEDEELEEDQDEQAMEEWLGTEVHEMSVPAWRAVPSLRAREIGWGARQFQRRVCGARGLVQRLELQGRLERHTGCVNTLHFNPSGTRLASGSDDLRVVIWDWAQLRAELEFDSGHKSNVFQAKFLPHSGDSTLAMCARDGQIRVAELSATQRCKNTKRVAQHKGAAHKLALDPDSRCSFLSAGEDAVVFGIDLCLDRPANKLVVVKEGDKKVGLYTIFVNPANTHQFAVGGRDQYVRIYDRRKINENNNNGVLKKFCPSHLVNSESKTNITCLVYSHDGTELLASYNDEDIYLFDSNHSDGADYHRRYKGHRNNATVKGVNFYGPRSEFVVSGSDCGHIYLWDKNSARIVQFMEGDRGGVVNCLEPHPHLPGLATSGLDHDVKLWAPTAETPTSLKGLKEVMKKNKRERDEDSVRHGDQYDTQLLWFLMRHMRNRRPQRARRGEGGEGDTDESWSSPDSSDEEDGGPDHVQCMSS; this is translated from the exons ATGGCCGATGCTGAAGGCAAATCCAGTGTACCAAGTG AAGACCAAGAGTCTGCCGAAGGTAGAGGTGGTGAGGGAGACCCATCTGCAGAGGTCCAGGCATACCCTGACACAG ACTCCAACCCTGCCACAGGttcagaggggggagaggacagACCCATGGCTGAGGCAGAGGACAacaaggaggatgaggaagaggacacAGACAGCATGGACGGCAGTGGCCTGTACTCTCTGACAGAGGAAGGGGAGCAGGGCAGTGAGGAGGGAGGCCGCAGAGAGAGGGTCAAGGAGGCGGGGAGCGGTGGCACCAAACGGACAGCCAGGAAGAGGAACCGTcctggtggcggcggcggtggcggtggtggtggcggcacaGCCCGGCACTCCTCCAGCTCAGACGAGGACGAGaacgacgaggaggacgaggagctggaggaggaccaAGACGAGCAGGCTATGGAGGAGTGGCTGGGCACAGAGGTGCACGAGATGAGCGTGCCGGCGTGGCGCGCCGTGCCCTCGCTGCGGGCGCGGGAGATCGGCTGGGGCGCTAGGCAGTTTCAGCGGCGCGTGTGCGGCGCCCGTGGCCTGGTGCAACGCCTGGAGCTGCAGGGCCGGTTGGAGAGGCACACGGGCTGCGTCAACACGCTGCACTTCAACCCGTCGGGCACGCGCCTGGCTTCGGGGAGTGACGACCTGCGAGTGGTCATCTGGGACTGGGCACAGCTCCGTGCCGAGTTGGAGTTCGACAGCGGCCACAAGAGCAACGTGTTTCAG GCTAAGTTTCTGCCACACAGTGGAGACTCCACTTTGGCGATGTGTGCTCGCGATGGGCAGATCCGCGTGGCAGAGCTTTCTGCCACCCAGCGCTGCAAGAACACCAAGAGAGTGGCACAGCACAAGGGGGCAGCACACAAG TTGGCGTTAGACCCCGACTCTCGCTGCTCCTTCCTCTCTGCCGGAGAGGACGCAGTCGTGTTTGGTATCGACCTCTGTCTCGACCGGCCTGCAAA TAAACTAGTGGTGGTCAAAGAGGGCGATAAGAAAGTTGGCTTGTACACCATCTTTGTGAATcctgccaacacacaccaatTTGCTGTTGGAGGAAGAGATCAGTATGTCAG GATTTACGACCGAAGAAAGatcaatgaaaacaacaacaatggcgTTCTGAAGAAGTTCTGCCCATCCCATCTGGTGAACAGCGAGTCCAAAACAAACATCACTTGCCTGGTTTACAGTCATGATGGCACAG AACTTCTGGCTAGCTACAATGACGAAGACATTTACCTGTTCGACTCAAACCACAGTGACGGTGCTGATTACCATAGGAGATACAAAGGCCACCGCAATAATGCCACAG TGAAGGGAGTGAACTTCTACGGCCCCAGAAGTGAGTTTGTGGTTAGTGGCAGTGACTGTGGACACATCTACCTGTGGGACAAGAACTCTGCTCGCATCGTGCAGTtcatggagggagacagaggcgGTGTG gTGAACTGTCTCgagccccacccccacctccccggTCTGGCCACCAGTGGCTTGGACCACGATGTGAAGCTGTGGGCTCCCACTGCAGAGACACCCACTTCACTGAAGGGCCTCAAAGAG GTGATGAAGAAGAACAAACGTGAGCGTGATGAGGACAGCGTGCGCCATGGAGACCAGTATGACACGCAGCTGCTGTGGTTCCTGATGAGACACATGAGAAACCGTAGGCCTCAGAGG GCCCGCcgtggagaaggaggggagggggatacGGATGAATCCTGGAGCTCACCAGACTCCTCTGATGAAGAGGACGGTGGTCCTGACCACGTCCAGTGCATGTCCTCCTga
- the LOC134075118 gene encoding uncharacterized protein LOC134075118 isoform X2, protein MKRPSKSLSQTHPHTPFSTEQWGRMKQGTAGMGGKLIFLVTFLVGYLTTGIRGNLERPTATNVSITREGCGTTKLCLGDDGCDPAGSDLCSFVSSEVVNATNSNVKFELFGNSTGYIALVLTSNVTQGGGMVFVCSRDPFNTTRNFLFRTATQDRDNGNITLTNMTSVEDISYNFNRSINGSFHQCTLTVQGLSQAINNRTTGNINVRVSLIRGEVRGGPAFAAPSAELFRTNGMVDLTSTVDPVANLDMPTATSMRITRDGCSDTKLCLGDDGCNPAGDTLCSFISARVVSASDSDVAFELFGNSTGYIALVLTSNETQGGGLVFVCSRDPFNAMRNFLFRRGTQDRDNGNITLTDSPRVVSITYNFNGSLGGSFHQCTFTVQGLSQALNRASGALNFRPSLVSGEVNADGTFDAPRTSLFRAEGILDLANIPLDPTLNLEMPRATNVSITRDGCGSTKLCLGENGCDPAGSDLCSFISSEFVNAADSNVKFELFGNSTGYIALVLSSAVNQGGGLVFVCSRDPFNNMRNFLFRTATQDRDDGNLTLTNTLSVVDITYNFNRSINGSFHQCTFTVQGLSQAINNRVSVQPSLIRGEVNADGTFAAPSNSLFRADSIVNLADPTNGATTTAAATTATTAAATTAGCSSLMHPLTQAITILVSVLALRLF, encoded by the exons ATGAA acgacCTTCAAAAAGCCTCTCTCAGACGCATCCTCACACACCCTTCAGCACAGAGCAGTGGGGACGGATGAAACAAGGCACTGCAG GAATGGGTGGCAAACTAATCTTTCTGGTGACTTTCCTGGTTGGTTATCTGACAACTGGAATCAgaggaaatttggaaagaccgACAGCCACTAAT GTGAGCATCACTCGTGAGGGTTGCGGAACCACCAAACTGTGTTTGGGAGATGATGGCTGTGATCCTGCCGGCAGTGATCTCTGCTCCTTCGTCTCCTCTGAGGTCGTAAATGCTACTAATTCAAATGTGAAATTTGAGCTCTTTGGGAACTCCACCGGATACATTGCTCTGGTGCTCACCAGTAATGTAACCCAG GGGGGCggtatggtgtttgtttgttccagAGATCCATTCAACACAACGAGGAACTTCTTATTCCGCACAGCTACACAGGATAGAGATAATGGCAACATCACCTTGACCAACATG ACAAGTGTGGAGGACATCTCATACAACTTCAACAGAAGCATCAACGGAAGTTTCCACCAGTGTACATTAACTGTCCAGGGACTGAGCCAGGCCATCAATAATCGCACCACTGGAAATATCAATGTCCGAGTTTCCCTTATCAGGGGTGAAGTCAGAG GTGGTCCAGCATTTGCTGCCCCCAGTGCTGAACTCTTCAGAACCAATGGCATGGTGGACTTGACCAGTACTGTTGACCCAGTTGCTAATTTGGACATGCCTACAGCCACAAGC ATGAGGATCACTCGTGACGGTTGCAGTGACACCAAGCTGTGTTTGGGAGATGATGGCTGTAACCCTGCTGGTGATACTCTCTGCTCCTTCATCTCTGCCCGGGTCGTATCTGCTAGTGATTCAGACGTGGCCTTTGAGCTCTTTGGCAACTCTACCGGATACATTGCACTGGTGCTCACCAGTAATGAAACCCAG GGGGGCggtttggtgtttgtttgttccagAGATCCATTCAACGCAATGAGGAACTTCTTATTCCGTAGAGGTACACAGGATAGAGATAATGGCAACATCACCTTAACTGACTCG CCACGAGTGGTCAGCATCACATACAACTTCAACGGAAGCCTCGGCGGAAGTTTCCACCAGTGTACATTCACTGTCCAGGGACTGAGCCAGGCCCTCAATCGCGCCTCTGGAGCCCTCAACTTCCGACCCTCCCTTGTCAGTGGTGAAGTGAATG CTGATGGGACATTTGACGCCCCCAGAACTTCACTCTTCAGAGCCGAGGGCATCTTGGATCTGGCCAATATTCCTCTTGACCCAACTCTTAATTTGGAAATGCCTAGAGCCACAAAT GTGAGCATCACTCGTGATGGTTGTGGTTCCACCAAACTGTGTTTGGGAGAGAATGGCTGTGATCCTGCCGGCAGTGATCTCtgctccttcatctcctccgAGTTCGTAAATGCTGCTGATTCAAATGTGAAATTTGAGCTCTTTGGGAACTCCACCGGATACATTGCTCTGGTGCTCTCCAGTGCTGTAAACCAG GGGGGCggtttggtgtttgtttgttccagAGATCCATTCAACAATATGAGGAACTTCTTATTCCGCACAGCTACACAGGATAGAGATGATGGTAACCTCACCTTGACCAACACG CTAAGCGTGGTGGACATCACATACAACTTCAACAGAAGCATCAACGGAAGTTTCCACCAGTGTACATTCACTGTCCAGGGACTGAGCCAGGCCATCAATAATCGTGTCAGCGTCCAACCTAGCCTTATCAGGGGTGAAGTCAATG CTGATGGGACATTTGCTGCCCCCAGTAATTCACTCTTCAGAGCCGATAGCATCGTGAACCTGGCTGACCCTACCAATggtgctactactactgctgctgctactactgctactactgctgctgctactacagcAGGCTGTTCTTCCCTCATGCATCCACTGACTCAAG CAATAACCATCCTTGTGAGTGTCCTAGCTCTTCGCTTGTTTTGA